One Mycobacterium marseillense DNA window includes the following coding sequences:
- a CDS encoding type I polyketide synthase gives MASVEGLGESASGFAIVGYAARFPGAADADEFWDVLRHGRDAISEVPQDRWDVDEFFDPEPGAPGKVVTRRAGFVDDVTGFDAPFFGVSTREVRLMDPQHRILLETAWRAVEHSGYAPTDLADSNTGVFVGLATHDYLGMASDELTYPEIEAYMAIGTSNAAAAGRISYRLGLQGPSVAVDTACSSSLVAIHQACQALRLGECDLALAGGANVLLTPATMITFSSAHMLAPDGRCKTFDAAADGYVRGEGCGVIVIKRLEDAIRDGDRIRAVIRGSAINQDGASGGLTVPNGVAQQRVIADALKRADLEPRDVGYLEAHGTGTSLGDPIEAQAAGAVLGAGREPDQPLLMGSVKTNIGHLEAAAGIAGVIKVILSLENELLPQHLHFQNPSPHIPWERLAVEVVKEATPWKRNGQRRIAGISSFGFAGTNAHVILEEAPEHALPAPAAAAPVGPSGDRRFSILPLSARTPAALMRLADDYRAWLGANPEATLADVCLTAGAGRAHLEQRAALVVNSRESAMELLGALAEERPAPGLFRGESHDTPKTAWLFTGQGSQYPGMARELFDTEPVFAETLNRCAAAVADVLEKPLLDVIFDVDSPDSEATLQQTSYAQPALFAVELGLARLWQSWGFEPDVVLGHSVGQYSAACVAGVLSLEDGALLMAERGRLFGSLPSGGRMVAVFAAAERVERLTDEFPSLSVAAYNGVNTVLSGPAADLEHAVAALTADGLRCDWLDTSHAFHSALLDPILDEFESSARRFNFATPQRILIDNRTGTALGRSVKLDGAYWRRHARQPVEFAKSVRTLAELNCKVLLEIGPRPVLTAAALGAWPDPATAPRVITSLRRNTADHRQITEAVADAYVLGHQPDFTAFRRAHARKLDLPTYPFERRQYWFRDDRERPDQAQDAGGPRTETVRLLEDGRIEELAALLGGASDDQQTLQVLTKLAAQHNQQRMTRSIGDDRYEIRWDKSASPLSRADVDEGCSWIVVADDADAVQPLVDALTAGNRPHRVLGLPVSDADEERLTETLRAAATDDATLRIVHVAALEGGAAPSMRSLLGMQHRVLGGTRRLFRAAVAAELRSPIWIVTRGAQRVTDTDTVAPHQSCLWGFGRAASLEIPHVWGGLADLSHGGDAADEWSELVDRIGVPHGSAVREDQLALRDRAVYTPRLVRRSGSPSGTPLQLRDDATYLVTGGLGAIGLEIAGYLAANGARNVVLTGRRAPSDAAQQRIDALGAQHGCQIRVVAADVADAHDVARLLGSVQAELPPLAGIVHAAGEIGTTPLSALEDAEVDRVFAGKVWGAWHLSEAAADLKLDFFISTSSIASVWGGYGQTAYGAANAFLDGLAWRLREQGIFAVSVNFGPWSAGMADAQSRARLDQRGVRTLSPADALAGLADAVAAATAQGVVARIDWARFLPLYQQAGRRAFLAELEREVPSLASTAGPSATVGGKTALVERLTGAPVQQRRKLLTDYLRDAVAEVTRVDADEIREDAGFFDLGMDSLMAVELRRRIEQGVGKEIPATLAMDHPRLSDVADYLLSDVLELGDQGSSKPRPRPASVAPTRTDEPIAIVAVSCRFPGAPDPEAFWEVLSGGVDAIREVPEDRFDIDEFYDPDPDVPGKTYTRFGGFLDEIDGFDPEFFGISPREAVWIEPQQRLMLETVWEGLERAGYAPAALRGSRTGVFVGVAANEYAHLLSAEPVDKIEPHFITGNALNAISGRVAFALGLEGPAVAIDTACSSALVAVHQACQALHSGDCDMAVAGGVNVLLSPVTVVAASRARMLSPVGRCKTFDASADGYVRSEGCGILVLKRLSDAERDGDRICAVIPSSAVNQDGASSGLTVPNGGAQQRLIGSVLARAGLTGGDVDYLEAHGTGTPLGDPIEVQAAAAAYGDSRDADRPLLMGSVKTNIGHTESASGAAGLIKVVLSLQHEVLPQSLHFDEPSPHIPWDSLPVRVVDTAMPWQANGRPRRAGVSSFGFTGTNAHVLVEEAPARAATADRSVTDDAATESAGQAGDGQARVLALSARSPEALAALTRRYQKWLTTHPDADLAEVCLTAGTGRSHFEHRAALVVDSVDGAREALAELAENRLRPGVVRGEHTHHPTTAWLFTGQGSQYAGMARELFDTEPVFAETVTRCADAVSEILPHPLLEVVFATDRETGGAAGERLRHTSFAQPALFAVEMGLARLWQSWGIQPDVVLGHSVGQYAAACVAGVFSIEDGARLMAERGRMFGSLPEGGRMVAVFADAKHVEQAAGEFPRVSVGAYNGPNTVLSGPGEDLEQIVAKFGDEGIRCTWLQTSHAFHSQLLDPVLDEFESYAAQFRFAAPTMPLVCNRTGAVLTTHTPLDAQYWRRHSRQPVQFAESVRTVAALGCSVLMEIGPQPVLTGAAVQVWPEHLSAPRAIVSLRKGVGDRRQIADALAAAYVGGLRPDFAALHGQPRRRLELPTYPFQRRRFWPRTSGIASDGGAGSSSGLLGNAKDLASGDSVYTSRLSVKSQPWLSDHVIYGTVVVPGATYAAMALAAVGAPARVKDVFFYEPIILPEKSSREVQLTLHPLQDGGESTFQVHSRPYGERGAEWSLNAEGTVSAGTDDDPVSEDDPIDETIERLNRMRPQELFETFADLELAWGPTWSGSLKSLWLGEGEAIGDILVGEELAEQLGSEPMHPVLMDLCTGVAFPAFPALLAAEQGVNDLFLPLRYGQVALREKMPRRFYCRARWHSSELNAETQVFDLDFVDRDGRHLGGIREFTVKRAPREALLRGLGGDATRLLYTLGWHEVPPPAGDDAGETTGTWLIAGFEELAAKVPGCIPLDRANDPDPLGQVLTQAHERGLPFSGVVWRSKAPNGEESSADVTARLESEIANLLSAVHTVQRGDVKLPGGLWIVTERAVATESGEPVDPVQAALWGFGRTTINEEPALRAKLVDCDGSPDAVRALAALLATPVDEPELAVRQGKLLASRLLPWARSGHLTVPRGRDYVLAPTERGAIDNLRLTEADVPPPDEGYVQVRVEAAGLNFRDVLNVLGLYPGDPGPIGGDFAGVVTQLGDGVTGVEVGQRVYGSMQGAFSSRFNVPAQFLAPIPDGVSAVEAATIPAAALTVRLSFDWAQLKPGDKVLIHAASGGVGLAAVQMAQQFGAEVFATASTFKRATLRKLGVRHVYDSRTTDFADQILADTDGAGVDVVLNSLTSEGFIEATLKATAKNGRFAEIAKRDIWTPEQMAEARPDIAYEIVALDTVMFTEPDRIRDLLTEVSQGLADGAWTPLPAEIYPLTEARAAFRRMQQARHIGKIVVQIPNPLQPRPDRSYLITGGLGAIGLHTASYLAQLGAGDIVLTSRREPGADAQRLIEDITERYKCRIHVFAADVGDEAEVARVLERIRAELPPLAGVAHLAGVLDDALLSQQTLERFRTTLAPKAVGAYHLDRLTKDDELDFFLVSSSVSSLLGSPGQSNYATANALLDGLVAQRRAHGLPATGVNFGPWAQGGMASSEAATANISAQGLIPLEPSAALGALAEVVANGTGQATVLKANWQRAAKVLGSSRPPILDLVLPSAAGEVTGDSELLKQLMEIPVPQRAGFVTEFLQREVQNFLRLASPPAASSRFLDLGTDSLMAIELRNRLHSQFGGKFTINATAVFDYPTIGGLAEYLVGQLPDADSGSAPPSDDVESVAAPQPS, from the coding sequence ATGGCATCCGTCGAAGGTCTGGGGGAATCGGCATCGGGTTTTGCGATCGTTGGCTATGCGGCGCGATTTCCGGGAGCCGCTGATGCGGACGAGTTCTGGGATGTCTTGCGGCACGGCCGGGATGCGATATCCGAAGTGCCGCAGGACAGGTGGGATGTCGACGAATTCTTCGACCCGGAGCCGGGTGCGCCGGGCAAGGTCGTCACCCGTCGGGCGGGCTTCGTCGACGACGTGACGGGGTTTGACGCCCCGTTCTTCGGCGTGTCGACGCGCGAGGTCAGGCTGATGGACCCGCAGCACCGGATCTTGCTGGAAACGGCGTGGCGCGCGGTGGAGCATTCGGGCTACGCGCCAACGGATCTGGCTGACAGCAACACGGGTGTCTTCGTCGGTCTGGCCACGCACGACTACCTGGGCATGGCCTCCGACGAGCTGACCTATCCCGAGATCGAGGCCTACATGGCCATCGGGACGTCGAACGCCGCCGCCGCGGGCCGGATCAGCTATCGGTTGGGGCTGCAGGGCCCGTCGGTCGCCGTCGACACCGCGTGCAGCTCGTCGCTGGTGGCCATCCACCAGGCGTGCCAGGCGCTGCGCTTGGGGGAATGCGACCTCGCGCTGGCCGGCGGGGCGAACGTCCTGCTCACCCCGGCCACGATGATCACGTTCTCCAGCGCGCACATGCTCGCGCCCGACGGCCGGTGCAAGACATTCGACGCGGCCGCCGATGGCTACGTGCGCGGCGAGGGATGCGGCGTCATCGTGATCAAGCGCCTCGAGGACGCGATCCGCGACGGGGATCGGATTCGGGCCGTGATCCGGGGCAGCGCGATCAACCAGGATGGCGCCTCGGGTGGATTGACTGTTCCGAACGGGGTTGCCCAGCAGCGGGTCATCGCCGATGCACTCAAGCGTGCCGACCTCGAGCCCCGCGATGTCGGGTACCTGGAAGCGCACGGCACCGGGACATCGCTGGGCGACCCGATCGAGGCCCAGGCCGCCGGCGCGGTGCTGGGGGCCGGGCGCGAACCCGACCAGCCCCTGCTGATGGGCTCGGTGAAGACGAATATCGGGCACCTGGAAGCGGCCGCGGGCATCGCGGGCGTGATCAAGGTGATCCTGTCCCTCGAGAACGAGCTGCTGCCGCAGCACCTCCACTTTCAGAACCCGTCGCCCCACATCCCCTGGGAACGGCTGGCGGTGGAAGTCGTCAAGGAAGCCACGCCGTGGAAACGCAACGGGCAGCGGCGCATTGCGGGGATCAGCTCATTCGGGTTCGCCGGGACCAACGCTCACGTCATTCTGGAGGAAGCGCCGGAGCACGCGCTCCCGGCCCCCGCGGCAGCGGCCCCGGTCGGGCCGTCCGGGGACCGGCGGTTCAGCATCCTTCCGCTGTCGGCTCGAACGCCCGCCGCGTTGATGCGGCTCGCCGACGACTACCGCGCCTGGCTGGGCGCGAACCCGGAGGCCACCCTCGCGGACGTGTGCCTTACCGCCGGGGCGGGGCGAGCGCACTTGGAGCAGCGCGCCGCGTTGGTGGTCAACTCGCGGGAATCCGCCATGGAGCTGCTGGGCGCGCTCGCCGAGGAGCGCCCGGCGCCCGGCCTGTTCCGCGGCGAATCCCATGACACCCCGAAGACGGCGTGGCTGTTCACCGGTCAGGGCAGCCAATACCCCGGCATGGCCCGGGAGTTGTTCGACACCGAGCCGGTGTTCGCCGAGACGCTGAATCGTTGCGCGGCCGCGGTCGCCGATGTTCTCGAAAAGCCGTTGCTGGACGTCATTTTCGACGTGGACAGTCCGGACAGCGAGGCGACGCTGCAGCAGACCTCATACGCGCAGCCCGCCCTGTTCGCGGTGGAACTGGGCCTGGCCCGGCTGTGGCAGTCGTGGGGCTTCGAGCCCGACGTCGTGCTGGGCCACAGCGTCGGCCAGTATTCGGCGGCCTGCGTCGCGGGGGTGCTCAGCCTCGAGGACGGCGCGCTGTTGATGGCCGAACGCGGTCGTTTGTTCGGCAGCTTGCCTTCCGGTGGCCGGATGGTCGCGGTGTTCGCCGCCGCCGAGCGCGTCGAGCGACTGACCGACGAATTTCCCAGCCTGTCCGTCGCCGCCTACAACGGCGTCAACACCGTATTGTCCGGGCCGGCAGCCGATCTGGAACACGCGGTGGCCGCATTGACGGCCGACGGTTTGCGGTGCGACTGGCTTGATACCAGCCACGCGTTCCACTCAGCGCTGCTCGACCCGATCCTCGATGAATTCGAATCGTCCGCGAGGCGGTTCAACTTCGCGACGCCACAACGGATTTTGATCGACAACCGCACCGGGACCGCGCTCGGCCGCAGCGTGAAGCTCGACGGCGCCTATTGGCGCCGGCACGCGCGCCAGCCCGTGGAATTCGCCAAGAGCGTGCGCACGCTCGCCGAGCTGAACTGCAAGGTGCTGCTCGAGATCGGCCCCCGGCCGGTGCTCACCGCCGCGGCCCTCGGCGCGTGGCCCGACCCCGCCACCGCACCCCGGGTGATCACGTCGCTGCGCCGCAACACCGCTGACCACCGGCAGATCACCGAAGCGGTCGCCGACGCGTATGTCCTTGGACACCAGCCCGATTTCACCGCCTTCCGGCGGGCGCACGCGCGCAAGCTCGACCTGCCCACCTACCCGTTCGAGCGCCGTCAATACTGGTTCCGGGACGATCGCGAGCGCCCAGACCAAGCCCAGGACGCCGGCGGACCGCGTACCGAAACCGTCCGCCTCCTCGAGGACGGCCGGATCGAGGAACTCGCTGCCCTACTCGGCGGTGCGAGCGACGACCAGCAAACCCTGCAGGTGCTCACCAAGCTTGCGGCGCAACACAATCAACAGCGCATGACCCGCTCCATCGGGGACGACCGCTACGAGATCCGCTGGGACAAGTCGGCTTCTCCGCTCTCGCGCGCAGACGTGGACGAGGGATGCAGCTGGATCGTCGTCGCCGACGATGCCGATGCGGTCCAGCCACTGGTCGACGCCCTGACGGCGGGTAACCGCCCGCACCGGGTCCTGGGGTTGCCGGTCTCCGACGCGGACGAGGAACGCCTCACGGAGACGTTGCGCGCCGCGGCAACCGACGACGCGACGTTGCGCATCGTGCACGTCGCCGCGCTGGAGGGCGGGGCCGCACCCTCGATGCGGTCACTGCTGGGCATGCAACACCGGGTCCTGGGCGGAACCCGGCGGCTCTTTAGGGCCGCGGTGGCCGCCGAACTACGCAGCCCCATTTGGATCGTGACCCGCGGCGCGCAACGCGTCACCGACACGGACACGGTGGCGCCGCATCAGAGCTGCCTGTGGGGATTCGGCCGTGCGGCGTCGCTGGAGATCCCGCACGTGTGGGGTGGACTCGCGGACCTGTCGCACGGCGGTGACGCCGCCGACGAATGGTCTGAGCTCGTCGACCGGATCGGCGTGCCGCATGGCTCGGCCGTCCGGGAAGACCAACTCGCGCTGCGTGATCGGGCGGTCTACACGCCTCGCTTGGTCCGGCGTAGTGGTTCGCCGAGCGGGACACCGCTGCAACTGCGCGACGACGCAACATATTTGGTGACCGGCGGACTGGGCGCGATCGGGCTGGAGATCGCCGGATACCTGGCGGCGAACGGCGCCCGGAATGTGGTGCTGACCGGCCGACGCGCTCCCAGCGATGCCGCGCAACAGCGCATCGACGCCCTGGGCGCACAGCACGGCTGCCAGATCCGCGTCGTGGCCGCTGATGTCGCCGATGCGCACGACGTCGCACGCCTGCTGGGAAGCGTGCAGGCCGAGCTGCCGCCGCTGGCCGGCATCGTGCACGCCGCAGGCGAGATCGGCACCACCCCCCTGAGCGCGCTGGAGGACGCCGAGGTCGATCGCGTCTTCGCCGGCAAGGTCTGGGGCGCTTGGCATTTGAGTGAAGCGGCGGCCGACCTCAAGCTCGACTTCTTCATCAGCACGTCCTCGATCGCCTCGGTGTGGGGCGGATACGGCCAGACCGCCTACGGCGCCGCGAACGCCTTCCTCGACGGGCTGGCGTGGCGCCTGCGCGAGCAGGGCATCTTCGCCGTCAGCGTCAACTTCGGGCCTTGGTCGGCGGGCATGGCCGACGCGCAATCCCGCGCGCGACTGGATCAGCGCGGAGTCCGGACCCTGTCTCCCGCCGATGCGCTCGCGGGTCTGGCCGACGCGGTGGCGGCCGCCACGGCGCAAGGTGTGGTGGCTCGCATCGACTGGGCCCGCTTCTTGCCGCTCTATCAGCAAGCCGGTAGGCGGGCGTTCCTGGCGGAGCTGGAGCGCGAGGTGCCCAGCCTGGCGTCTACCGCGGGGCCTTCCGCGACTGTCGGGGGGAAGACCGCGTTGGTCGAGCGGCTCACCGGCGCTCCGGTGCAGCAGCGCAGGAAACTGCTCACCGACTACCTGCGCGACGCGGTCGCCGAGGTGACACGCGTCGATGCCGACGAGATCCGGGAGGACGCAGGCTTTTTCGACCTTGGCATGGATTCGCTGATGGCAGTCGAACTGCGGCGCCGCATCGAACAGGGGGTGGGCAAGGAGATCCCGGCCACCCTGGCGATGGATCACCCACGGCTGTCGGATGTGGCCGACTACCTGCTCAGCGACGTGCTCGAGCTGGGCGATCAGGGGTCGTCGAAACCACGGCCGCGGCCGGCGTCGGTCGCGCCGACCCGCACGGATGAACCCATCGCGATCGTCGCGGTGTCCTGCCGTTTCCCCGGCGCGCCCGACCCGGAAGCGTTCTGGGAGGTGCTCTCCGGAGGCGTCGACGCGATCCGGGAGGTCCCGGAGGACCGATTCGACATCGACGAGTTCTACGACCCGGACCCCGACGTGCCGGGCAAGACTTACACGCGGTTCGGCGGATTCCTCGACGAGATCGATGGGTTCGATCCCGAGTTCTTCGGCATTTCACCCCGCGAGGCCGTTTGGATCGAGCCGCAGCAGCGGCTGATGCTGGAAACGGTCTGGGAGGGCCTCGAACGCGCGGGGTATGCGCCGGCCGCCTTGCGCGGCAGCCGAACCGGGGTCTTCGTCGGAGTGGCCGCCAACGAGTATGCGCACCTGCTGTCGGCGGAGCCGGTCGACAAGATCGAGCCCCACTTCATCACTGGCAATGCACTCAACGCCATCTCCGGTCGGGTCGCCTTCGCGCTCGGACTCGAAGGGCCGGCGGTCGCGATCGACACCGCATGCAGCTCGGCGTTGGTCGCCGTCCACCAGGCCTGCCAGGCATTGCACTCCGGTGACTGCGACATGGCGGTGGCCGGCGGCGTGAACGTGTTGCTGAGTCCGGTGACGGTCGTCGCGGCCTCCCGTGCGCGGATGCTGTCCCCGGTCGGGCGCTGCAAGACCTTCGACGCCTCCGCCGACGGTTACGTGCGCAGTGAAGGCTGCGGGATTCTCGTACTGAAGAGGCTGAGCGACGCGGAGCGCGATGGCGATCGGATCTGCGCTGTCATCCCCAGCAGCGCGGTCAACCAGGACGGGGCGTCCAGCGGTCTGACCGTGCCCAATGGTGGTGCACAGCAGCGGCTTATCGGCTCGGTGTTGGCTCGCGCCGGCCTCACGGGCGGGGACGTCGACTATCTCGAGGCGCACGGGACCGGCACGCCACTGGGCGATCCGATCGAGGTACAGGCGGCCGCGGCCGCCTACGGCGACTCCCGCGACGCGGACCGCCCCCTGCTGATGGGCTCGGTGAAGACCAACATCGGGCACACCGAATCAGCTTCCGGCGCAGCGGGTTTGATCAAGGTCGTGTTGTCACTGCAGCACGAGGTCCTGCCGCAAAGCCTGCACTTCGACGAGCCCTCGCCGCACATCCCGTGGGATTCGTTACCGGTGCGGGTCGTGGACACGGCGATGCCGTGGCAGGCCAACGGCAGACCGCGGCGCGCCGGCGTGAGTTCCTTCGGGTTCACGGGCACCAACGCGCACGTGCTGGTCGAGGAGGCGCCGGCGCGCGCCGCCACCGCCGATCGGTCCGTGACCGACGACGCCGCGACGGAGTCGGCGGGCCAGGCTGGAGATGGACAGGCGAGGGTGCTGGCGCTGTCCGCGCGGTCACCGGAAGCGCTGGCGGCGTTGACGCGGCGTTACCAAAAGTGGCTGACCACCCACCCGGACGCGGATCTCGCCGAGGTGTGCCTCACCGCCGGAACGGGCCGCTCGCACTTCGAACACCGCGCCGCCCTGGTCGTGGACTCGGTCGACGGTGCGCGCGAGGCGCTCGCCGAATTGGCCGAGAACCGCCTGCGGCCCGGCGTCGTGCGCGGCGAGCACACCCACCACCCGACGACGGCGTGGTTGTTCACCGGCCAGGGCAGCCAGTATGCGGGGATGGCGCGTGAATTGTTCGACACGGAACCGGTTTTCGCCGAGACCGTGACACGTTGCGCCGACGCGGTCAGCGAGATCCTGCCGCATCCGTTGCTGGAGGTGGTGTTCGCCACCGACCGCGAGACCGGTGGCGCAGCCGGGGAAAGGCTGCGGCACACGTCGTTTGCGCAGCCCGCGCTGTTCGCCGTCGAGATGGGTCTGGCCCGGCTGTGGCAGTCGTGGGGGATCCAGCCCGATGTGGTGCTGGGACACAGCGTCGGCCAGTACGCGGCGGCGTGTGTGGCGGGCGTGTTCAGCATCGAGGACGGCGCCCGGCTGATGGCCGAGCGCGGCCGGATGTTCGGCAGCCTGCCCGAAGGTGGCCGGATGGTCGCGGTGTTCGCCGACGCCAAGCACGTCGAGCAGGCCGCCGGTGAATTTCCGCGAGTGTCGGTCGGGGCCTACAACGGGCCCAACACCGTGCTGTCGGGCCCGGGCGAGGATCTCGAACAGATCGTCGCCAAGTTCGGTGACGAGGGCATCCGTTGCACGTGGCTGCAGACCAGCCACGCCTTCCACTCGCAACTTCTCGATCCGGTGCTCGACGAGTTCGAGTCGTACGCAGCGCAATTCCGGTTCGCCGCCCCGACGATGCCGCTGGTGTGCAACCGCACCGGTGCCGTGCTGACGACGCACACGCCGCTCGACGCCCAGTACTGGCGCAGACATTCCCGGCAGCCGGTGCAGTTCGCCGAGAGTGTGCGCACCGTGGCGGCGCTCGGCTGCTCGGTGCTGATGGAGATCGGGCCGCAACCGGTGCTGACCGGCGCCGCGGTGCAGGTCTGGCCGGAGCACCTGTCCGCACCGCGGGCGATCGTCTCGCTGCGCAAGGGTGTGGGCGATCGACGCCAGATCGCCGACGCACTGGCCGCGGCCTACGTCGGCGGGCTCCGCCCCGATTTCGCTGCGCTGCATGGTCAGCCGCGTCGCAGGCTCGAGTTGCCCACCTATCCGTTCCAGCGGCGCCGCTTCTGGCCCAGGACGTCCGGCATCGCCTCCGACGGAGGGGCCGGCTCGTCCTCGGGCCTGCTCGGCAACGCGAAGGACCTCGCCTCGGGAGACTCGGTCTACACCAGCAGGCTGTCGGTCAAATCGCAGCCGTGGCTGTCCGATCACGTCATCTACGGGACCGTCGTCGTCCCCGGCGCGACCTACGCGGCGATGGCCCTGGCCGCGGTCGGCGCCCCGGCGCGGGTGAAGGATGTCTTCTTCTACGAGCCGATCATCTTGCCCGAGAAGAGTTCTCGTGAGGTGCAGCTCACCCTGCACCCGCTGCAGGACGGCGGTGAGTCCACCTTCCAAGTGCACAGCCGCCCGTACGGTGAACGCGGCGCCGAATGGTCGTTGAACGCCGAGGGCACGGTCAGCGCCGGCACGGACGATGACCCGGTGTCCGAGGACGATCCGATCGACGAAACGATCGAGCGCCTGAACCGCATGCGTCCGCAGGAGCTGTTCGAGACCTTCGCCGATTTGGAGCTGGCGTGGGGGCCGACCTGGTCGGGTTCCCTGAAGTCACTCTGGCTCGGAGAGGGCGAGGCGATCGGCGACATCCTCGTCGGCGAGGAACTCGCCGAACAGCTCGGCAGCGAACCGATGCATCCGGTGTTGATGGACCTGTGCACCGGTGTCGCCTTCCCGGCCTTCCCCGCGCTGCTCGCGGCCGAACAGGGCGTCAACGATCTGTTCCTGCCGCTGCGCTACGGGCAAGTGGCATTGCGGGAGAAGATGCCGCGGCGGTTCTACTGCCGCGCGAGGTGGCACAGCAGCGAACTCAACGCCGAAACCCAGGTCTTCGACCTCGATTTCGTCGATCGGGACGGCCGTCACCTGGGCGGAATTCGTGAGTTCACGGTCAAGCGCGCACCGCGCGAGGCATTGCTGCGCGGCCTGGGTGGGGATGCCACCCGGTTGCTCTACACCCTCGGCTGGCACGAGGTGCCGCCGCCGGCGGGCGACGACGCCGGGGAGACCACCGGCACCTGGCTGATCGCCGGCTTCGAGGAACTGGCCGCCAAGGTGCCGGGCTGCATCCCGCTCGACCGCGCCAACGATCCGGATCCGTTGGGGCAGGTGCTGACTCAAGCCCACGAGCGTGGGCTGCCGTTCTCCGGTGTCGTCTGGCGCAGCAAGGCGCCGAACGGGGAAGAGTCGAGCGCGGACGTCACGGCGCGCCTCGAGAGCGAAATCGCCAATCTGCTCAGCGCCGTGCACACCGTGCAACGCGGCGATGTGAAGTTGCCCGGCGGATTGTGGATCGTCACCGAGCGTGCGGTGGCCACCGAATCCGGCGAGCCGGTCGACCCGGTGCAGGCGGCGCTGTGGGGTTTCGGTCGCACCACGATCAACGAAGAGCCGGCGCTGCGCGCCAAACTCGTTGATTGCGACGGCTCACCCGATGCCGTGCGCGCCTTGGCCGCGCTGCTGGCCACCCCGGTGGACGAGCCGGAACTGGCGGTGCGGCAAGGAAAGCTGCTGGCCTCACGGCTGTTGCCGTGGGCGCGCAGCGGCCATCTGACGGTGCCGCGCGGGCGCGACTACGTCCTGGCGCCCACCGAACGCGGCGCGATCGACAACCTGCGGCTGACCGAGGCGGACGTGCCGCCGCCGGACGAGGGTTACGTGCAGGTCCGGGTCGAGGCCGCAGGTCTCAACTTCCGCGACGTGCTCAACGTCCTCGGCCTCTACCCGGGCGATCCTGGACCGATCGGTGGCGACTTCGCCGGCGTCGTCACCCAATTGGGCGATGGCGTCACCGGAGTCGAAGTGGGGCAACGCGTCTACGGCTCCATGCAGGGCGCGTTCTCCAGCCGGTTCAACGTGCCGGCCCAGTTCCTGGCGCCGATCCCGGACGGGGTGAGCGCGGTCGAGGCGGCCACCATTCCCGCCGCGGCGCTGACGGTGCGGCTGTCCTTCGACTGGGCGCAGCTGAAGCCTGGCGACAAGGTCCTCATCCACGCCGCCAGCGGCGGTGTGGGTCTGGCGGCGGTCCAGATGGCCCAGCAGTTCGGTGCCGAAGTGTTCGCCACGGCCAGCACCTTCAAACGCGCAACCCTGCGCAAGCTGGGCGTGAGGCACGTCTACGACTCGCGCACAACGGATTTCGCCGATCAGATCCTGGCCGACACCGACGGTGCCGGCGTGGACGTCGTCCTGAACTCCCTGACCAGCGAAGGGTTCATCGAGGCGACGCTGAAGGCCACCGCCAAGAACGGCCGCTTCGCCGAGATCGCCAAACGCGACATCTGGACACCCGAGCAGATGGCCGAGGCGCGCCCCGATATCGCCTACGAGATCGTGGCGTTGGACACGGTGATGTTCACCGAACCCGATCGCATTCGCGACTTGCTCACCGAGGTGTCGCAAGGTTTGGCCGATGGTGCGTGGACGCCGTTACCCGCCGAAATCTATCCGCTGACCGAGGCGAGGGCCGCGTTCCGCCGCATGCAGCAGGCGCGGCACATCGGCAAGATCGTGGTCCAGATACCGAATCCGCTGCAGCCGCGGCCTGATCGGAGCTACCTGATCACCGGCGGACTCGGCGCGATCGGTCTGCACACGGCGTCGTATCTGGCCCAACTCGGTGCCGGTGACATTGTGCTGACCAGTCGGCGTGAGCCGGGTGCGGACGCGCAACGGCTGATCGAGGACATCACCGAGCGTTACAAGTGCCGCATCCATGTCTTCGCCGCCGATGTCGGCGACGAGGCCGAGGTGGCGAGGGTGCTGGAGCGCATCCGCGCGGAGTTGCCGCCCCTGGCCGGGGTGGCGCATCTGGCGGGTGTGCTCGACGATGCGCTGCTGTCACAGCAGACCTTGGAGCGCTTCCGAACGACGCTGGCGCCCAAGGCAGTTGGGGCTTACCACCTGGACAGGCTGACGAAGGACGATGAGCTGGACTTCTTCCTCGTGTCGTCGTCGGTGTCGAGCCTGTTGGGTTCGCCCGGCCAGTCCAATTACGCGACCGCCAACGCGCTGCTCGACGGGCTGGTCGCGCAGCGACGGGCGCACGGCTTACCGGCCACCGGCGTCAACTTCGGTCCCTGGGCCCAGGGGGGCATGGCCTCCTCGGAGGCCGCGACCGCCAATATCAGTGCGCAGGGCCTGATTCCGCTGGAACCATCGGCAGCCCTCGGCGCCCTCGCCGAGGTCGTCGCGAACGGCACCGGCCAGGCCACCGTCCTCAAGGCCAACTGGCAGCGCGCCGCCAAGGTGCTGGGCAGTTCGCGTCCGCCGATCCTGGATCTGGTGTTGCCCAGCGCCGCCGGAGAGGTGACCGGTGACAGTGAGTTGCTCAAGCAGCTGATGGAGATTCCGGTGCCCCAGCGCGCCGGATTCGTCACGGAGTTCCTGCAGCGGGAGGTGCAGAACTTCCTGCGGCTCGCGTCGCCGCCCGCCGCGAGCAGTCGGTTCCTGGACCTGGGCACGGATTCGCTCATGGCGATCGAGCTCCGCAACCGGCTGCACAGTCAGTTCGGCGGCAAGTTCACGATCAACGCGACGGCGGTCTTCGACTATCCGACCATCGGAGGGCTCGCCGAATATCTCGTCGGCCAGCTGCCCGATGCGGATTCAGGGTCGGCCCCGCCATCGGACGACGTGGAATCGGTTGCGGCACCGCAGCCGTCGTGA